actgactctgtaccggtaacccctgtttatagcctcgctattggtattttactgctgctctttaattatttgttacttgtaTTTCTTTTTTAGTTTTTTCTTAAAACACCTGTTGGAtacagcgcatgtgacaaatacaatttcattttatttatttgtccCAATCGTGAATGatacagtaaaacacattacCAAAATATCATACTTTAATAATGTGTGATTCAGTACATTTTCAGTGGTGGAAGAGACCCTCTGGAGttgctgcagtgtgtctggggctgctgtgtgttctcttactggctgggatcataggcctgtctgtctactgtaagtTTAGTATGTTGTCACTGAGACTTAAGTCGCCTACTTAATTCATACTTAATCATCAAAGGTATGGTAGCTAAATGTTTGATGAACTTTTCCCTTTTACAGATGGAGTCAATTGGTGATCACgactcaaacagagagagaccagctacagaccagttacaacatcctgactaaagagagagaccagctacagaaagagaaagatgaTGTCATGTCAAAGTTATCTAATCTGAGTGAGTTCACCTAATAAATGATCATAACATCACATATCTAATATGCAGTGAACTTGTGTTTTGTATTCTACAATAATATGTGCAGAATAATAAGATGGGAATTCATGTTATTATCTTGTAGAACAAACCTGTCCAGAAGGCTGGCATACGTTTGAATCCagttggtacttcctgtttactaAGGCTAAAACCTGGGAGGAGAGCAGACAGGAATgtgtggagagaggagcagacctggtgatcataaacagtgaaaaggaacaggtgagagagagagagagagagagagagagagagagagagatggcaggggGGGGTTATGATCAAACATCTCTTGGTCAGTAATGTATCTTCCAGTATTTAACACATATTGTCTAtagtagttgacaatatcagTATCTTTCTCACCAACAGGAGTTTCTCTTCAACCTCAACAGTAGTTTttggattggtctgactgactctgttactgaggggacctggaaatgggtggacggaaacccactgaccaccccaaggtaagggactactgctctaataacactgaccacatCTCTCTTGGTTCTGAGAGAGCTTCcagtctaactctgtgttgttcatTCTCTTGGTTCTGAGAGAGCTTCCAGTCTAACTCCGTGTTGTTCATACTCTAGGTTCTGAGAGAGTGGTCAGTCTCACTCTGTTGTTTCTACTGCAGGTTCTGGGGGAGTGGACAGCCTAATGGTGATGAGTTCGGAGGACTGTGCGTTGTTCTCTCACAGTTCACCAGACCAAGGAAAATGGCATGACTATCCGTGTTCATCTAACCATTACTGGGTCTGTGAGAAATAGTTCTCTCTCACTGTTAGTTATGATGTTGATTGTCACTCTGAAAGTCATGATACCAGCTACaggacttcagaaagtattcacagcctagactttttccacattttgttgtttacaCGCTGAATTTGTAAATTGATTAATTGAGATTTTATTGCCACTTGTcctacacacaataactcataatgtccaaagtggaaatatgtttttcatttttttttttttacaaattaataaaagattgctgaaatgtcttgagtcagaaagtattcaacccctttgttatggcatacctaaatatgttcaggagtaaaaaatgtgcttaaccttgatacataataagttgcataggCTGACTCTGTGTGAAATACAAATCTACATTCTCTCCTCTAAATCTAAACAACAAATATTTGTCAcattttttctctcttcctcattctcttaattttcttcttcctcctctgtctctctctgacactaAGGCTccattctcccatctcctctactcccatctcctctcctcccgtctcctctccttcagtttcctgtctcctctcctcctcacctgagTTGAGAAACCCTGCATTATGATACTGATTCTAACCATATTTTATTGATCTGTTTAGAGCTAGCTTCACATGATCGAGGATCATGATATCTACCCAAAATCCTAACCTTAGCCATTATGGTGAGGAATGTAAACTGACCTGAGATCTGTG
The nucleotide sequence above comes from Oncorhynchus mykiss isolate Arlee unplaced genomic scaffold, USDA_OmykA_1.1 un_scaffold_836, whole genome shotgun sequence. Encoded proteins:
- the LOC110533216 gene encoding C-type lectin domain family 4 member E-like, giving the protein MSKLSNLKQTCPEGWHTFESSWYFLFTKAKTWEESRQECVERGADLVIINSEKEQEFLFNLNSSFWIGLTDSVTEGTWKWVDGNPLTTPRFWGSGQPNGDEFGGL